In Paenibacillus guangzhouensis, a single window of DNA contains:
- the dptF gene encoding DNA phosphorothioation-dependent restriction protein DptF codes for MSVQSYSGCLVSTLKKCKQSSKEAVDNLESFDSFKKYMHISRTVETELEEIIVKSKNAEQSQLILVCGGVGDGKSHTLAYLKSKYSFLSTTEFYIHNDATESFDPQKTSIQTLAECFRDFSDEGLKSGAIKKAILAINLGALNNFIDSDYGSQFSQLKNYVNSKKILESTITSNNYDPNSHFQFVNFSDYYMFELTETGTKSDYLFGLINKITAPLQENPFYKSYQNNCINNCVVAEQCPIKKNYELIAESNIQNKVIDLIVKAVISEKLIVSSRAFLNFIYNILVAPNYENLSDDSIMKVNMNIQISEYIERLLPFLVFAQPDSSNINYALSHLSPTNSRNEHIDQVLIDFKTVDDKTDLFHKYLNIDSLPYLFSLIKKYQKDEQLKSQLEREVGKLFVHLSYFLNKEHWNVFHDPVFVKYVSYLYWSNIGNTGKLANLYNIELKEAIYRWNGNGFGTYISLNVGQPQNSYKTLQKLEIQPLINKDVASCSENQLSKFLLKIPVAFKVKNSVGSAAVELDYSLYKLVTKIGEGYRPNKNDKLQFINFVDFINKLSELGNGREEIIFEEVHSASKSRYSLSYDNIFENYTFTVV; via the coding sequence GTGAGCGTGCAATCCTATTCCGGCTGCCTGGTAAGCACTTTGAAAAAATGTAAGCAATCTTCTAAAGAGGCTGTAGATAATTTGGAGTCTTTCGACTCCTTTAAAAAGTATATGCATATTTCAAGGACTGTCGAAACAGAGTTAGAAGAGATTATTGTAAAATCAAAAAATGCTGAGCAATCACAGCTTATATTAGTATGTGGCGGTGTTGGGGACGGCAAGTCGCACACACTTGCGTACTTAAAAAGCAAGTATTCTTTCCTAAGCACGACGGAGTTTTATATACATAATGATGCTACAGAAAGTTTTGATCCGCAGAAGACTTCGATTCAAACCCTGGCGGAGTGCTTTAGAGACTTCTCAGATGAAGGATTGAAATCTGGAGCTATTAAGAAAGCAATTCTAGCAATAAATTTAGGAGCATTGAATAATTTTATTGACTCGGATTATGGAAGTCAATTCAGTCAATTGAAAAACTATGTGAACTCTAAGAAAATCCTTGAGTCCACAATAACCTCAAACAATTATGATCCTAATAGTCACTTTCAATTTGTCAATTTTAGTGATTATTATATGTTTGAATTAACTGAAACCGGAACAAAATCGGATTATTTATTCGGATTAATTAATAAAATTACTGCTCCATTACAAGAAAACCCTTTTTACAAGAGCTATCAAAATAACTGCATTAATAACTGTGTGGTCGCCGAACAATGTCCAATTAAAAAAAATTACGAGTTGATTGCGGAATCTAATATTCAGAATAAGGTTATTGATCTTATTGTAAAAGCCGTGATAAGTGAAAAGCTCATTGTCTCGTCAAGAGCATTTCTGAATTTTATTTACAATATTCTGGTTGCTCCCAATTATGAGAATTTGTCAGATGATTCGATTATGAAAGTAAATATGAATATCCAAATTAGCGAATATATTGAGCGACTATTGCCATTTTTGGTTTTTGCTCAACCGGATAGCTCAAATATAAACTATGCCTTGTCACATTTGAGCCCGACCAATTCGAGAAATGAACATATTGATCAAGTATTAATTGATTTTAAAACTGTTGATGATAAGACCGATTTATTTCATAAATACCTCAATATTGACTCATTACCATACCTTTTTAGTCTAATAAAAAAATATCAAAAAGATGAACAGCTAAAGTCACAATTGGAACGGGAAGTCGGTAAGTTGTTTGTTCATTTATCATATTTCCTAAATAAGGAACACTGGAATGTGTTTCATGATCCTGTTTTTGTTAAGTATGTATCATATCTTTACTGGTCAAATATCGGAAATACAGGAAAGTTAGCAAATCTATATAATATCGAACTCAAAGAAGCTATTTATCGTTGGAACGGGAATGGGTTTGGTACTTATATAAGTCTCAATGTTGGGCAACCTCAGAATTCTTATAAAACTCTTCAGAAGCTTGAGATTCAACCTTTAATAAATAAAGATGTAGCGAGTTGTTCAGAGAATCAGCTGTCAAAGTTTCTATTAAAGATTCCTGTTGCATTTAAAGTGAAAAACTCAGTTGGTTCAGCTGCTGTAGAACTAGACTATTCACTATATAAACTTGTTACAAAAATAGGTGAGGGTTATCGGCCAAATAAAAATGATAAACTACAATTCATTAACTTCGTAGATTTTATTAATAAACTTAGTGAGTTAGGAAACGGACGTGAAGAAATTATTTTTGAGGAAGTTCACTCGGCAAGTAAAAGTAGATATTCCTTGAGTTATGATAATATTTTCGAAAATTATACATTTACGGTGGTATAA
- the dptG gene encoding DNA phosphorothioation-dependent restriction protein DptG codes for MSYQLDIDKIKQNFNFYEEKIRHNPSKVSRFLPYTSKKNDEDKVKDFAMVLGEFFRLVEKKRADENIVFSEILEKMLAKVTFDKEGDKEYFINLVNSIFQTENNKTYIFHPHIYLYLTTDTETKKMGRFLFDVLINESKQKDIVLQINFDTTDVLSKLFVEVLPQLESYQDNEKATYHCAIPNISTLFTKDLKWLLAHPNLFILHVEKLLKYYYFFYVSQFSLSCQRFLTEEELEIQPIYFNLEWESTSSNRISYENGWKKIEAPISVLFSHINCLEFLNHKKHSDSVYFYNDIVRKLKSVDASGRMKLLSELEKLIKDYMDKLPDTNWEGFKYKDTYDDPVKSMINKLFRAIDYQFNDSTRKKQYIMYRQWFVSFCQSNFIKVRGRLGKTLKLTPEYLLFITNLIIKDEPKIRLKKLFEGFKERGIEFDRDSQNQIIKYFEAINIIEKKSDSGDAIYVKSFL; via the coding sequence ATGAGCTATCAACTGGACATTGATAAAATTAAGCAAAATTTTAACTTCTACGAGGAAAAAATAAGACATAATCCCAGTAAAGTATCGAGATTTTTACCATATACCTCAAAAAAAAATGACGAAGATAAAGTAAAGGACTTTGCGATGGTATTGGGGGAGTTTTTTCGTCTAGTTGAAAAGAAAAGAGCGGACGAAAACATCGTTTTTAGTGAGATTTTAGAAAAAATGCTAGCTAAGGTTACTTTCGATAAAGAGGGGGATAAAGAGTACTTCATTAACCTAGTTAATTCTATTTTTCAAACGGAAAACAATAAGACGTATATTTTCCATCCACATATTTACTTGTATCTAACTACTGATACTGAGACGAAGAAGATGGGACGGTTTCTATTTGATGTTCTGATTAATGAATCAAAACAAAAGGATATCGTTCTTCAAATAAATTTTGATACAACAGATGTTCTTTCAAAATTATTTGTTGAAGTATTACCCCAATTAGAGAGTTACCAAGACAATGAAAAGGCGACATATCATTGTGCAATACCTAATATTTCAACATTATTCACTAAAGATCTTAAATGGTTATTGGCACATCCAAACTTGTTTATACTTCATGTAGAGAAGCTATTGAAGTATTACTACTTTTTTTACGTATCCCAATTTTCGTTGTCATGTCAACGTTTTTTGACTGAAGAAGAACTTGAGATACAACCTATATACTTTAACCTGGAATGGGAGAGTACATCTAGTAACAGGATAAGTTATGAAAATGGTTGGAAAAAAATTGAGGCCCCAATTTCGGTATTATTCTCACATATCAATTGCCTGGAGTTCTTAAACCACAAGAAACATTCCGATAGTGTTTATTTTTATAATGACATAGTAAGAAAATTAAAATCTGTAGACGCTTCAGGTCGTATGAAACTGTTAAGTGAATTGGAGAAACTAATCAAGGACTATATGGATAAATTACCTGACACCAACTGGGAAGGTTTTAAATACAAGGATACTTATGATGATCCAGTGAAGAGCATGATTAATAAATTATTCAGAGCAATAGATTACCAGTTTAATGATAGTACTCGTAAAAAACAATATATAATGTATCGGCAATGGTTTGTATCTTTTTGCCAAAGCAACTTTATTAAGGTGAGAGGGCGGCTTGGGAAGACATTGAAGTTAACTCCAGAATACCTGTTATTCATTACTAATTTAATCATTAAAGATGAGCCAAAAATAAGATTGAAGAAATTGTTTGAAGGATTTAAGGAGAGAGGAATTGAATTTGATCGGGATTCACAGAACCAGATTATTAAGTATTTTGAGGCTATAAATATAATTGAGAAAAAAAGCGATAGTGGGGATGCAATCTATGTCAAATCCTTTTTATGA
- a CDS encoding putative phage abortive infection protein: MKWDRDKNSAWKTVLNLFKNPQFYFIFAILLALWGFANPWLVRSYFLGGVENYSVQEATYSEQVKSPSNDNQPDTQDTPYPTHKELGPIGDWLGGTSTPLLTLAGFLMILASFIVQRQQLLNSQKEVHEQKYTLGRQRFDSVFFNMVQLHNEIVKSMEYTELKYNPLNYTDFHNKIPVHKSGKERLIELVNDSGIVSNIATKQELMDKFEKLYNKNDDLLGHYFRNLYNLIKIIDESEDIIRYNADTGELDMDMTDRERKRYIRIIRAQLSFSELILIFFNSLTENGREFKELIEKHKLLNNLKTEKVPKAMRDIIEDMGQH, encoded by the coding sequence TTGAAATGGGATAGAGATAAAAACTCGGCTTGGAAAACTGTATTGAATCTGTTTAAAAATCCACAATTTTATTTTATTTTCGCAATTCTTCTTGCATTATGGGGGTTTGCAAATCCTTGGTTAGTTAGATCATACTTCCTTGGGGGAGTTGAAAATTATAGTGTACAGGAAGCAACTTATTCTGAGCAGGTAAAGTCTCCTTCGAACGATAATCAGCCAGATACGCAAGATACTCCTTATCCAACACATAAAGAGTTGGGACCGATTGGTGACTGGTTAGGTGGGACGTCTACACCCCTGCTGACACTAGCGGGGTTTTTAATGATTCTTGCTTCATTTATAGTTCAGCGTCAACAATTACTAAACTCTCAAAAAGAAGTTCATGAGCAAAAATACACTTTAGGTAGGCAACGATTCGATAGTGTTTTTTTTAATATGGTTCAACTACATAACGAAATTGTTAAGTCAATGGAGTACACGGAACTAAAATACAACCCACTTAACTATACAGATTTCCATAATAAAATCCCAGTACATAAGTCAGGTAAGGAAAGACTTATTGAATTGGTGAACGATAGTGGAATAGTTAGTAATATAGCAACAAAACAAGAATTAATGGATAAATTCGAGAAATTATATAACAAAAATGATGATTTATTAGGACACTATTTTAGAAATTTATACAATCTGATTAAAATTATTGATGAAAGTGAGGATATTATTAGATACAACGCAGATACAGGAGAACTTGATATGGATATGACAGATAGAGAAAGAAAGAGGTATATTAGAATAATAAGAGCTCAATTATCTTTTTCAGAGTTAATTCTTATCTTCTTCAATTCATTGACCGAAAATGGCAGAGAATTTAAAGAATTAATTGAAAAACATAAGCTCCTAAATAACTTGAAAACGGAAAAGGTCCCAAAAGCAATGCGAGATATTATTGAGGACATGGGCCAACATTAA